The following are encoded together in the Triticum dicoccoides isolate Atlit2015 ecotype Zavitan chromosome 6B, WEW_v2.0, whole genome shotgun sequence genome:
- the LOC119323818 gene encoding BTB/POZ and MATH domain-containing protein 2-like has translation MAFAGVSLIADGRLCASTESVFDSGADSGYHLLVVEGYSRTNETTLKGVFIMSRPFIVGGRRWKVEYHPNGLGDDDSQRDEQEFISVFLVEDEYLKNVVKVHVAFTFIDQPELRVPNLIRQTQPCYFLDVFGITDYQPKRFVEKEVFERSSHLKNDSFVLRCDVVILERKDDDDEDYYEEEEDEKARPFIKLPPPDLPSHFSDLLLSKEGADIKFEVGGKKLSAHRCVLAARSTVFKAQLYGAMNEGADAPSVVKIDGIEASVFESLLTFIYTDGMPVFEDAMPIGFMNSDKGEKHATWLLQLLEAAERYGLQKLKLICEEKLANLICKHMVAGIIVVAERRRCRWLKEACLEFIKTHTSLHTVFTAGGLEQIIRTCNPYVLKELISKFATKKVAAVGAGVEGMNDTGAGGKAEAGDKHDAGSKRRKMNAA, from the exons ATGGCCTTCGCTGGCGTATCTCTCATCGCCGACGGCAGGCTGTGCGCCTCCACCGAGTCCGTCTTCGACTCCGGCGCCGACAGCGGGTACCACTTGCTCGTCGTCGAAGGCTACTCGCGCACAAACGAGACAACTCTCAAAGGCGTATTCATCATGTCTCGTCCTTTCATTGTTGGAGGCCGTCGCTGGAAAGTCGAGTACCACCCTAATGGCTTAGGCGATGATGACTCCCAACGGGATGAGCAAGAGTTTATCTCGGTCTTCCTTGTCGAGGACGAGTATCTCAAGAACGTCGTTAAGGTTCACGTCGCCTTCACTTTCATTGACCAGCCTGAGTTGCGAGTGCCAAACCTCATCCGTCAAACGCAGCCATGTTACTTCCTTGATGTCTTCGGTATTACCGATTATCAGCCAAAAAGATTTGTGGAAAAGGAGGTTTTCGAAAGATCAAGCCATCTCAAGAACGATAGCTTCGTACTCCGGTGTGATGTCGTTATCCTCGAGAGGAAGGACGATGATGACGAGGACTATtatgaagaggaggaggacgagaaGGCTCGTCCGTTCATCAAATTGCCACCGCCCGACTTGCCAAGCCATTTCAGTGACCTGCTCCTAAGCAAGGAGGGTGCCGACATTAAGTTCGAGGTTGGCGGCAAGAAGTTATCTGCACACCGGTGCGTGCTTGCAGCTCGTTCTACCGTCTTCAAGGCACAGCTCTATGGCGCCATGAATGAGGGCGCTGATGCACCAAGTGTCGTGAAGATAGATGGCATCGAAGCAAGTGTCTTTGAGAGCTTGCTTACTTTCATCTACACTGACGGAATGCCTGTCTTTGAGGATGCAATGCCTATTGGGTTTATGAATAGTGACAAAGGTGAAAAGCATGCAACATGGCTGCTGCAGTTGCTTGAAGCTGCGGAAAGATACGGTCTCCAAAAGTTGAAGTTGATCTGTGAAGAGAAGTTGGCCAATCTGATATGCAAGCACATGGTGGCCGGCATTATTGTCGTCGCTGAGCGGAGACGGTGCCGCTGGTTGAAGGAGGCCTGCTTGGAGTTCATCAAAACTCACACGAGTTTGCACACAGTTTTTACGGCTGGTGGCCTGGAGCAGATAATCAGGACCTGCAACCCCTACGTACTCAAGGAGCTCATTTCCAAGTTTGCTACGAAGAAAGTGGCAG CAGTGGGCGCCGGTGTGGAAGGGATGAATGATACGGGCGCAGGTGGCAAAGCTGAAGCCGGAGACAAACATGATGCTGGATCCAAGAGGCGTAAGATGAATGCGGCCTAG